AGCACTGATGCTGATGTCAGTAGGACACATTGTGTATTTTTGGCTCATTGTAAGCATCAACGTTAAAGTGTCATAAGCAGAAAGTGAATTAAATATGGGATATCAGTTTGAacctgatgttacagaggaagaAATTGCTTCTCAGAATAACTCTTCTTTACCAGCAATTGATCTTAATGAGAGAGGAATTATGTACATTTAAGGGGTGTCTTTGTTGTCATGagtttgaatattttgtgtCAGATTACATGGATATGTACATAAAGTGCGGTTCTCTACACCCATATTTTGACATGGTGTGTCTAAGTCCTGTTATAATTGATACAGTTTACATTTATCCATGGATTTATGTATCCAGAGAGGAAGGGTCTCAGAGGACTTGGATAACAACTTGTTAAACAAGTAAGAATaacacgaaaatgaaaaataccttctgtatttacatgtattaaaatctaaacataACATGGCATTTGTGTGTAAATATTTCCAATTACATACACACGTGATAGAATACAGTGACAATTCTGTTTCAGGCATGCTATCAAGATTTATGGCCTACAGACAGTTTATCAACTAGGTCAGACGCGGTCAGCCTCTGGGGGGGGGGATAAGAGTAGTTTTACCTTCATTTGTTGTGACATAAATTAAGGGAGCATTTCCTAAAGAGCACTGCAATTATAAAGGATTTCTTGAAACCTCAGACTTTGATACAGATTCTgaataagtaatttttattagtgtaaataaataatatagcTGTAAATTGCATTTCCGAAATTCATCTGTGGTccatgtacatcaattattatgaaatatataaattaatgcCTATATTGCAGTACTTTTATGACACAGTCACCTAAATtatctccaaatattttaaaatctaataaaattaattgatttggaattttgaaatataacagTACTAGTGCTTCTGAGTAAGTTCAGAAGTTGGAGGAGCTGGAGATATTTTGTGggagtgttttcttctttttcttaatgtattgtaattagatttgatttcaattctttttgctccaaaatcttatccatcaattctaatatgaatCCATAATTTTCTGCTGTATAATAGTGACCCAGTCAACAACAGTAATGTGTCTCATCTACGTCAGAGCACAGATGCATActgggaaataatggatgacctcCATAAACCTTTAACTTAAGAGTGTTTAATTGGTCAAATCTCGTAATAGAAACAAGCAAATTAGATTCAGGCCACATTATTTAGTTTCAAGAggtcttttaagtttattatgcaacaaatatttttttcatgttcacttcctttaaatGAAAGATGTTATACTTGATCTCCCGTAATTTTCCTTGGAAATAGTCTAGAATGCTTAAAACTTTAGCGATTGATTAGATGCTTTGCATCAAATTGTTTTGTCTAATGATTATGCAGTCTCTCTCTGAAGCATACTATAAGGTGCTGTGCTTAGACTGGACCGTATTTAGTGGACTTTCTACAGTTTCGTGGAGAGGTCATTATGCGTGTAaccattttttatttctttcttttcggATAGACTGATATCCGACATATCCAAAGCCTTGTTGTCTATTCCATCGTGCTGCAGTTTCTGTTCCTGAGACTTCATGAACTTTGCAATAAAGTTCTCCTGAAAATTGGTTAAAACATTAAACTTCCTTGAAAATCATTCAGTGAATTGCACTAAGAGTTATACATTAAAAACCCTTCTGATTACAGAGATTCCACTTTAGGGGAATTTCACTCCTCCATccttatattttcattttattcaatggaaTAATTTCGTGGATTaagtcatattttatttattcaattcgTTGGCATTACAGAAACATTCAGAACACCGCCAACACATTCACTACATTTACTGCCATACTTACATCTCCATGTCTGACGCCACATCTCATCTTACGACGGAAGGACTCGGGTAAAAATGGCATGAACACGTCAAAGAAAGGACAGATCACACGAGGATCCAACTCCGACATTTTTTTATGACCCCctgaaataaaatgatgcaataatgtacaaatgatcCTGTATGAATAAACATTTCCTTCACAGACTTGTGATGTTTGACGTTTCTTTCCAAACATACTAAGAATacgactaatcatggccctgttgtaattcagaagaaattttttaaaatatttacaaatatatctgcatgtaaaacttaatgTATTTGATTCTCTATtttggccccattctacccctgggggtcgtgatttgaataaactactctatgtcaggaagtttttatctaaatttcaacttttctggcccagtggttcttgaaaagaagattttcccaatatatccgcatgtaaaacttcgatcccctattgtggctccactcTTCCCACGGAAGCTACAATGTGTtctttatgtcaggaagctttcatgtaaatttcaacttttctggccagtaGTTCttaagaggatttttaaatgactccatcCTACTTTTGTCTTTTCCTGATTATTTCCCCCTTCAATTGAAGAAACTTGAGtcctcttcacccaaggattatttgtaccaagtttgattgaaattggtccagtggttctggagaagatgaccaTGTGAAACGTTTACAACgacgacagacaatggacaaattctTATAAGAAaggctcacttgagccttcggctcaggtgggCTAAACATTGTATCAGGTTTTAGGTGGGCTAAACATTGTATCAGGTTTTATGTGTGGGTATGCAGTTGTGGTGGTCGGACGGGtttgatcgccggtggccagatagctcagttcgtaaagcacctgactagagattcaggggctcgggttcgaatccaggtctggtccgttgcattttcatATTTCCCGTTACATTTgatgccgtagaccagcccctggaactgacaggtgaaaatgtctgtcaggggataaagatcctggttTGATGTCTTCAAGGTATGAAGGCATTTAATGAGGGAGGAAAGTAGTAGTCagacgggttcgatcgccggtggctcAGTTGGCCAGTAGAGCATCTGAATATAGATTCAGGGGCTCGGACACAAATCCTGGTCTAGTCCGTTGCAtgttctcccttcctgttacacagtCATTTTAAAGAACagtatttaaatgtaattatcaaaAGACGCCGACAGACAGACGAAGGACGCCAAATAATGGCAATGGCTCACATGTAATGGAAGGACAGCTCCGCTCTAAAGACCAGGACAAAGAAAATACGTCCGCTGAATTTTCAGCGTAAATCCCAATCgtaactcctcgaatgtctcgttCACTCGATATTTATGTCGAGTgtgcgagacattcgaggaattCCGATTAGCGTAAATCCTAACAAGCGTCCTCTTTGATCTCGCAAAATCACATCTCGTTGATTTGAGATTATGAACTTGCGTAgattaatttcaatttcatccTAGTCTTGCGGTTCTTTAGACAATGCAATGTACCACAATGGGTCTAATGTCAATTCTATATCGATCATAGCTGGGGCAAGACGATACCTGTTTTTCCGCATCTAAAAAAGCAACCTCTCCGGTCGAGTTTCTAGTTACCCGGTGACAGTCATGGGATGTACAAAGCTGGTGACTGCCCCCTTTTTTGTCAAAAGGTTAGTTTAGTACAACAGGTATAACAAggtgaaacaagatgtgtttgtgaaacacaaatgcccccgataatggccaattccgaagatagccaaggtcacaagggcaaatatcttggtaccattagaaagatcttgtcaaaagaaatgctcatgtacaatatgaaaactctaatatttaccatttagaagttatgaccaatgtaaaaaacaaattaaaagtaggtcaaatgtcaaggtcaaaaggttcaataccaacagaaaggtcttgtcacaaggaatactcatgtgaaatatcaaagctctatcacttactgttcaaaagtattaggaaggttaaagtttttaaaaagtaggtcaaggtcaaggtcacggggtcaaaaatgttattagcaaggttaaagtttcagacagagtgaatgacagacaggacaaaaacaatatgccccccccccccgatcttcgatctcgggggcataaaaacttcAACCATGCTACTACAATGATTACtatgatagtggaatattgtacttatgtttatgaaaatatgtaacTGTAAGCTTGACATCAAATGTTCATGATCAGCTTGATTAATCATTGAATGGATCTAATATATAGCAAACTAATTCTTGaatctacatttatttacaaGATGCGAATGCTAAAATATCTTTCGATTTAATGAGTTGTTCCAATTTGCTCTATGAAGAACACGCCATTGCTACATGGCCACTGAGAATATCACCACCttaatattgaatagaaatttatgaagtttttttttatcgtatTGTGCAATCTTGCACAAATGAGTTTTCCAGTCATTGGGTTTTTAAATTAGAAATTCTTTTTCATTGGTAGAGTCTATGCTAGGCGCGCATATACAGGGAAGGGGtctgcccccctccccccttcccGAGTTTGGTAGAAAATAGTTCTTATGAACTTCCAGTTGTAAAATACTAGTGTTATTCCCGAGTATACACTAGGGAAAAACATAGAAATACGGAAAAAGCAATTGCAATATGATAAAATCAGATcctctgattaaaatcagatcctataATCCGCTCACGTAGATCGCTAGACAATGTAACGATCTGTTTGCGCGGATCAAaatatctgattttaatcagattgctggAAAAAGGTTCTGGATTCTCTTAGGTATACACGTGTACAAGTACCTGCGCTCGCCTTAATGGCAGTATCGTCAACATATTATTCTGGATATTGGACGTACCCGTTATAAGACTCACAATGCTGCCTATAATGACCACAGTTATCACCGCTAACCCAGTATACCATATATAGGACATGCGGTACAACAGAAAATAGTCcctgaaagaaagaaaatttatattacattttcttaCATGGAGGGATTACCTGTCTCTAAAACAGGGGAATTGTCAAAATGGGTGTGGGCGACTTTAATGCTGTATGTTAAATTGAGGTCTGTCAAAATATAGAACTGCGCGTGCGTCTGATACTGGAGGGTGCTCGGAAAGTAAACTAAATGTAAAACTCTATTTGGCGTACATATTATTATCGTACATTGTTGATGTTAGACTTTCATGTACGATAGATTGGAATTGCTTCAATCTGgtcagaaaactacattctaatattgttatttcaaattttgtcctcttaaggaggaatgctacaccagagaaatttgatatggatgaaaagtggaggatatgtgcaacaatattttgaaattgaaaactttcaaatgtattttatttagtcaaaaaatgcagttttagtagagagcaatctttaaaaaaaaaaaaagtaaaacatctgctggactcgaatccgcgacctacagttcagcagtcgacgtgctaacccaCTGAACTATTCAGCTAGGCAATAatcttttaaatgaatagacaaatattgctgatatttatattttcatacattttttaaaaggaggtaggccattatgacgatgtagagtacctccttaaaaagagtgaataaatgtatattgtatctTTCAAAACGTGAACACATACTTCGGTGGTGCTGGTACAGTTGGGGTGGTGCTTTCCATGACAGCAGCGGTAGTGGAAGCAATCGTGGTGGTCACTCTATTTAAAGCGTTGATGGCTGTCATGTTGCATCCTGCCGTGGTCACAGGCGATTTGGGGGTGATGACCACATTATTCAAAGAGGTTCCAAGGCCAATCCATGCCACAAAGGCCAGAGCTGTTACTAGGCCTACATTTCCTCCCTAGCattgaattaaatatgaaaagtaCTTTACAGTTTAATCTACATGATTATTGGAATGATAATGGCATAATTTGCATTATTAAACTAGTTCCAACctaatgaaagaaaaattacatttcaaaaataattttaaagcaTTTAAATCACCGACAGTTCGTATGGTAGACCATTAAGGCTCTTTCCAACGTGTCAGAAATAAAGTTATAAATGTTTTGGGGATGTCACCAGTGTGTTAAAATCTCAATATAGCGAATTTTCCATTAAGTGTTCAAATAATACCCATGCATTCCCCCAGGGGCACAGCATTCCGAAAGTAAACAGTCCCAAAAGTGGGCCACCGAGGATGCCGAACAGAACATATGCAAGCTGTCAAAATAATAGCACAAAACGTATCATGTTACGCGAAAGGAACACGTAAAATGCATACATTGTTCAGTATGGTGACGTAAGAATGTGCATGGATTTAAAAGACAGAGAGGATTTGGGTTACCTGTAAAATTGCTCCAAGGTTAGAGACAAAATAAGCCAACGCAAGACAAACAAGACCACAGCCAACCACtgggaaaagaaataaaattattaaatcAAATAATCTGAAGCTCCAAGGACGTGTTACATAATTGTTGAATCCCATATACCCATACAACTTTAAGTGATAGAAAAGGACCCAAAATCTACCTGCAGCTTTGGAGAATAAAGTGGCAGCGTAACCCGTAATATTTTTGCAACAGTAGGGTTTCACAAAGTCTTCAAGCAATACGGCAGCCACGGCATTGAGGCCGGAGGATATGGTACTGTTTTAAAAACCATAGAATGCAGTAATATGTACAGGTTTGTACTTGTATACAATGAATCTGTAAATTCACTTATCGAAAAGCCTCGGACAAAGCTGTACATAATACTTTTCATTTCCCAAAACTTAAGAAATGCTGTACTTTAGTATATTGCATACCTTAAGCTTCCGCTGAAGACACATGACAAGACCAATCCAGGTATTCCATGCAAGTGCCCCAACAAGTCCATTGTAAAAAGAGGAATCAACTGAATAAGTGAAATCTTATTTCttagtgttttcttttttaaaccaCGTTCTAAAAATGCccattctatatacatgtattccctACATTTTTAATTAATGGTTTTTGCCTTTATAGCAAAAATCAAACTGGAAAGAACTTTATAGGATGAAATATTTCGAATATGATGCGAATCAATACTTGATTTTACATTATATCACCAGTATCCTGTACCTGATCCGTTTTGCTGATAATTTTCAGACTGACCGGGTCACACTCGGAATAAAACGCATACATGACGACGCCGACAGAACACACAAGGGAGAGAATCAAAAACATACCGGGGAAGTTCAGCCATAATGCACTGtaacaagaaatacaaaacagGTTTAAAACCCCTTTTCTCCATTCGGACTTCAATTTTTAATGGAGAACGTGATTACAAATGTTAATCGCATTATCTACAAGCCAAAATCGTTCAGAAAATAACGTGAAATATGCAAAGAAATTTGAAGGTAACCAGGCAAACTCACATCTTAGCATGTCTCACTGATGGTACCGAGATAGCTCGCTGAACTTGAGCTTGGTTGATTCCGTAAATGGCCATCCAGAAGAACCCCCCACCAACTATCACATTCCACGTTGTGTGGCGAACAGAGGGGTCGGGGTTAAATCTGCAAGCAAGAAATGGAAACAAGGTCATCTCTTTCAAAACGTTTCATTTTTCGTTACCTCATCATTTTTAATTcacatgaataaaaaaaagttagaAAATACTCAGAAATACACTAAACAAGCATTCTTGAA
This genomic window from Ostrea edulis chromosome 4, xbOstEdul1.1, whole genome shotgun sequence contains:
- the LOC125668498 gene encoding sodium-coupled monocarboxylate transporter 1-like isoform X2, whose protein sequence is MVRNYQYIFEQKDDVTFNAVDYVVFGATLLISASIGLYYAIKDRKKTDEKEFLLAGRSMQTFPVALSLLSSFISAITLLGTPAEVYSNNTMYWWISIGFIISAAATAHIFVPVFYRLEITSVFQYIELRFGHVCRVLGSLIYLLWMLLYMSVVLYGPSLALNAVTNLSLWGSVIAVGLVCIFYTTLGGMKAVVWTDSFQMLIMFAGMLALLISGSMKLGGLDVAWDIANKNQRIMFFEFNPDPSVRHTTWNVIVGGGFFWMAIYGINQAQVQRAISVPSVRHAKIALWLNFPGMFLILSLVCSVGVVMYAFYSECDPVSLKIISKTDQGGNVGLVTALAFVAWIGLGTSLNNVVITPKSPVTTAGCNMTAINALNRVTTTIASTTAAVMESTTPTVPAPPKDYFLLYRMSYIWYTGLAVITVVIIGSIVSLITGGHKKMSELDPRVICPFFDVFMPFLPESFRRKMRCGVRHGDENFIAKFMKSQEQKLQHDGIDNKALDMSDISLSEKKEIKNGYTHNDLSTKL
- the LOC125668498 gene encoding sodium-coupled monocarboxylate transporter 1-like isoform X1; the protein is MVRNYQYIFEQKDDVTFNAVDYVVFGATLLISASIGLYYAIKDRKKTDEKEFLLAGRSMQTFPVALSLLSSFISAITLLGTPAEVYSNNTMYWWISIGFIISAAATAHIFVPVFYRLEITSVFQYIELRFGHVCRVLGSLIYLLWMLLYMSVVLYGPSLALNAVTNLSLWGSVIAVGLVCIFYTTLGGMKAVVWTDSFQMLIMFAGMLALLISGSMKLGGLDVAWDIANKNQRIMFFEFNPDPSVRHTTWNVIVGGGFFWMAIYGINQAQVQRAISVPSVRHAKIALWLNFPGMFLILSLVCSVGVVMYAFYSECDPVSLKIISKTDQLIPLFTMDLLGHLHGIPGLVLSCVFSGSLSTISSGLNAVAAVLLEDFVKPYCCKNITGYAATLFSKAAVVGCGLVCLALAYFVSNLGAILQLAYVLFGILGGPLLGLFTFGMLCPWGNAWGGNVGLVTALAFVAWIGLGTSLNNVVITPKSPVTTAGCNMTAINALNRVTTTIASTTAAVMESTTPTVPAPPKDYFLLYRMSYIWYTGLAVITVVIIGSIVSLITGGHKKMSELDPRVICPFFDVFMPFLPESFRRKMRCGVRHGDENFIAKFMKSQEQKLQHDGIDNKALDMSDISLSEKKEIKNGYTHNDLSTKL